From a region of the Candidatus Hydrogenedentota bacterium genome:
- a CDS encoding Gfo/Idh/MocA family oxidoreductase, with protein MSDPRRMGRRAFLRGALAASVFPLILPRRVFGANDRIQVGFIGVGRRCQDLLKLSKGMEGVAAADVFQPRLKKFSDKGWKVFTDYRELLADPGIDAVVVATPDHWHAQPSIDACRAGKDVYVEKPMTLTIREGRLMSDAAREHKRIVMTGSQQRSMEPNRVACALIREGKLGAVREVHAANYPSPWACDLPEQPLPEGLDWDRWSGQAPVLPYHEDLFLPRANGRKDAQGRPLGWISFTPFSGGEMTGWGAHGLDQIQWALGMDASGPVEVWADGKGLTDPVHMRYASGVVVHLDGQGRDGGGKFICEGGTLEIDRGIFRTDPPELGKQLAGDIAGKANGREDHLGHWEACIRSRELPVTDVEIGHRSTTVCHLGNIARWVGRPLKWDPVAERFDDEEANKHVDRPQRAPYTVG; from the coding sequence ATGTCTGACCCCCGCCGCATGGGCCGCCGCGCGTTTCTGCGCGGCGCGCTGGCCGCTTCCGTGTTTCCCCTCATTCTGCCCCGCCGCGTGTTCGGCGCCAACGACCGCATTCAGGTCGGCTTTATCGGCGTGGGGCGCCGCTGCCAGGACCTGCTGAAACTTTCCAAGGGCATGGAGGGCGTCGCTGCGGCGGATGTCTTCCAGCCCCGGCTGAAGAAGTTCAGTGACAAGGGCTGGAAGGTCTTCACGGACTACCGCGAGCTGCTGGCCGACCCCGGCATTGACGCCGTGGTCGTGGCCACGCCGGACCACTGGCACGCCCAGCCCTCCATAGACGCCTGCCGCGCGGGCAAGGACGTCTATGTCGAGAAGCCCATGACCCTCACCATCCGCGAGGGGCGGCTCATGTCCGACGCCGCCCGCGAGCACAAACGCATCGTCATGACGGGCAGCCAGCAGCGGTCCATGGAACCCAACCGGGTCGCCTGCGCGCTCATCCGCGAGGGGAAGCTCGGCGCCGTGCGCGAGGTGCACGCCGCCAACTACCCCAGCCCGTGGGCCTGCGACCTGCCGGAGCAGCCCCTGCCCGAGGGGCTCGACTGGGACCGTTGGAGCGGCCAGGCCCCCGTGCTCCCCTACCATGAGGACCTTTTCCTGCCGCGCGCCAACGGCCGCAAGGACGCCCAGGGGCGGCCACTCGGCTGGATTTCCTTCACCCCCTTCTCCGGCGGCGAGATGACCGGCTGGGGCGCCCACGGCCTCGACCAGATCCAGTGGGCCCTCGGCATGGACGCCTCCGGCCCCGTCGAGGTGTGGGCCGACGGCAAGGGCCTGACCGACCCCGTGCACATGCGCTACGCCAGCGGCGTCGTTGTCCATCTCGACGGCCAGGGCCGCGACGGCGGCGGCAAATTCATCTGCGAGGGCGGCACCCTCGAGATTGACCGGGGCATCTTCCGCACCGATCCCCCCGAACTCGGCAAACAGCTCGCCGGGGACATCGCCGGCAAGGCCAACGGCCGCGAGGACCACCTGGGCCACTGGGAGGCCTGCATCCGCTCCCGCGAACTCCCCGTCACCGATGTGGAGATTGGCCACCGCTCCACCACCGTCTGCCACCTCGGCAACATCGCCCGCTGGGTCGGCCGCCCGCTCAAATGGGACCCCGTCGCCGAGCGCTTCGACGACGAGGAGGCCAACAAGCACGTGGACCGTCCCCAGCGCGCCCCCTACACCGTGGGCTGA